In Halobaculum magnesiiphilum, the following proteins share a genomic window:
- the gcvH gene encoding glycine cleavage system protein GcvH: MSFDVPEDLRYRESHEWIDPETGRVGISEFAQDELGDVVFVELPGEGDAVEAGGEFGVVESIKAVSDLYAPVSGEVVAVNEALFDAPELVNDDPFGDGWMLELDFDEGELDDLLSADEYRDQIA, encoded by the coding sequence ATGAGCTTCGACGTTCCCGAGGACCTGCGCTACCGCGAGTCACACGAGTGGATCGACCCGGAGACGGGCCGCGTCGGCATCTCCGAGTTCGCACAGGACGAGCTCGGCGACGTGGTCTTCGTGGAGCTTCCGGGCGAGGGCGACGCCGTGGAGGCCGGCGGCGAGTTCGGCGTCGTCGAGTCGATCAAGGCCGTCTCGGACCTGTACGCGCCGGTCTCCGGCGAGGTCGTCGCCGTCAACGAGGCGTTGTTCGACGCGCCCGAACTCGTCAACGACGACCCCTTCGGCGACGGCTGGATGCTCGAACTCGACTTCGATGAGGGGGAACTCGACGACCTCCTCTCGGCCGACGAGTACCGCGACCAGATCGCCTGA
- the gcvT gene encoding glycine cleavage system aminomethyltransferase GcvT yields the protein MTLRNPPLREVHAERDAKFTEFGGWDMPVEFDSIRAEHAAVREAAGVFDVSHMGEIEVAGPDATALLNRLTTNDVTALSPGDAQYAAITREDGVMLDDTVVYRLPDEERTDETPGTVPAYLFIPNAGHDAEMHERWVDHRDQWGLDCEVRNVTEDWAMFAVQGPEAPDLVAGAVDDGGPDVLDLPKFSATFAPFAGVECWVARTGYTGEDGFEVLCPWADAEAVWALFADDATPCGLGARDTLRIEQGFLLSGQDFHPEEEPRTPYEADIGFAVDLDAEFVGRDALAAQAEAGVEETFVGIELLDRGVPRHGYDVTNEDGHVVGTVTSGTMSPSLDKPIALGYLPVDLTDPGTEVNVVVRGREKRAKVVSVPFE from the coding sequence ATGACGCTCCGGAACCCGCCGTTGCGCGAGGTCCATGCCGAGCGCGACGCGAAGTTCACCGAGTTCGGCGGGTGGGACATGCCCGTGGAGTTCGACTCGATCCGCGCCGAACACGCGGCGGTGCGCGAGGCAGCCGGCGTCTTCGACGTCTCGCACATGGGCGAGATCGAGGTCGCCGGCCCCGACGCGACGGCCCTCCTGAACCGCCTCACGACCAACGACGTAACCGCCCTCTCGCCGGGCGATGCCCAGTACGCCGCGATCACGCGCGAGGACGGCGTCATGCTCGACGACACCGTCGTCTACCGACTCCCCGACGAGGAGCGGACGGACGAGACCCCCGGGACGGTCCCCGCGTACCTGTTCATCCCGAACGCGGGCCACGACGCCGAGATGCACGAGCGGTGGGTCGACCACCGCGACCAGTGGGGCCTCGACTGCGAGGTGCGAAACGTCACCGAGGACTGGGCGATGTTCGCGGTGCAGGGCCCCGAGGCGCCCGACCTCGTCGCGGGCGCGGTCGACGACGGCGGCCCCGACGTGCTCGACCTCCCGAAGTTCTCGGCGACGTTCGCGCCGTTCGCTGGCGTCGAGTGCTGGGTCGCACGCACCGGCTACACCGGCGAGGACGGTTTCGAGGTGCTGTGCCCGTGGGCCGACGCCGAGGCGGTGTGGGCGCTGTTCGCCGACGACGCGACGCCGTGCGGGCTCGGCGCGCGCGACACGCTGCGCATCGAGCAGGGGTTCCTCCTCTCGGGGCAGGACTTCCACCCCGAGGAGGAGCCGCGGACCCCCTACGAGGCCGACATCGGGTTCGCGGTCGATCTGGACGCCGAGTTCGTCGGACGCGACGCGCTCGCGGCACAGGCGGAGGCGGGCGTCGAGGAGACGTTCGTCGGTATCGAACTGCTCGACCGCGGCGTCCCGCGCCACGGCTACGACGTGACAAACGAGGACGGCCACGTCGTCGGGACGGTCACCTCGGGGACGATGAGCCCGAGCCTGGACAAGCCGATCGCGCTCGGCTACCTCCCGGTCGACCTCACCGACCCCGGAACCGAGGTCAACGTGGTCGTCCGCGGGCGCGAGAAGCGCGCGAAGGTCGTCTCGGTCCCGTTCGAGTAG
- a CDS encoding Hsp20/alpha crystallin family protein, with product MRDDRDDPFGDIFDEIERMMSEMADAAGEPGGDAGFGDETHVSVYEEGETLRLVADLPGVDKEGIDLQCDGRTLTISAEGTGRRFDERVRLPVRVDEHSASASFNNGVLEVAFDALEPSADIDVE from the coding sequence ATGCGCGACGACCGCGACGATCCGTTCGGCGACATCTTCGATGAGATCGAGCGGATGATGAGCGAGATGGCCGACGCGGCCGGCGAGCCAGGCGGCGACGCCGGCTTCGGCGACGAGACCCACGTGTCGGTGTACGAGGAGGGCGAGACGCTCCGACTCGTCGCCGACCTCCCCGGGGTCGACAAGGAGGGGATCGACCTGCAGTGCGACGGCCGAACGCTCACGATCTCCGCGGAGGGCACCGGCCGCCGCTTCGACGAGCGCGTCCGCCTTCCCGTCCGCGTCGACGAGCACTCCGCGTCGGCGTCGTTCAACAACGGCGTCCTCGAGGTCGCCTTCGACGCGCTGGAGCCCTCCGCCGACATCGACGTGGAGTAG
- the gap gene encoding type I glyceraldehyde-3-phosphate dehydrogenase, with protein sequence MSKSYLDAGADVDEPIRVGLNGFGRIGRNVFRAVLEDPRIELAGINDVMDGEEMRYLAAYDSVMGRLDGVSYDADARELSIGDTAVPILDEQDPADLPWDELDVDVALECTGVFRTKGDAERHVEAGADVAVISAPPKGDEPVKQLVYGVNHEDEYEGESVVSNASCTTNSVTPVAKVLDEEFGIASGTLTTVHAYTGSQNLVDGPKAKTRRGRAAAENIVPTSTGAAQAATEILPQLQGKLDGMAMRVPVPNGSITELVVDLKDAPSADEINAAFREAADSGPLAGVLGYTDDEVVSRDILGLPFSSYVDLRSTNVVGEDDEGVAKILTWYDNEYGFSNRMLDVAAYVDAY encoded by the coding sequence ATGAGTAAATCATACCTCGACGCTGGCGCCGATGTCGACGAGCCGATCAGGGTGGGGCTGAACGGGTTCGGACGGATCGGCCGCAACGTCTTCCGCGCCGTCCTGGAGGACCCGCGGATCGAGCTGGCGGGCATCAACGACGTGATGGACGGCGAGGAGATGCGCTATCTCGCCGCCTACGACTCGGTGATGGGTCGCCTCGACGGCGTGAGCTACGACGCCGACGCCCGCGAGCTGTCCATCGGCGACACCGCCGTTCCGATCCTCGACGAGCAGGACCCCGCGGACCTCCCATGGGACGAACTGGACGTCGACGTTGCGCTGGAGTGTACCGGCGTCTTCCGGACGAAGGGCGACGCCGAGCGACACGTCGAGGCGGGCGCCGACGTGGCCGTCATCTCCGCGCCGCCGAAGGGCGACGAGCCGGTCAAACAGCTCGTGTACGGCGTCAACCACGAGGACGAGTACGAGGGCGAGTCGGTCGTCTCGAACGCCTCCTGTACGACCAACTCCGTGACGCCGGTCGCGAAGGTGCTCGACGAGGAGTTCGGCATCGCCTCGGGGACGCTGACGACCGTCCACGCGTACACGGGCAGCCAGAACCTCGTCGACGGTCCGAAGGCGAAGACCCGCCGCGGGCGCGCCGCCGCCGAGAACATCGTGCCCACGTCGACGGGCGCCGCGCAGGCGGCCACCGAGATCCTGCCGCAGTTGCAGGGCAAGCTCGACGGCATGGCGATGCGCGTGCCCGTCCCGAACGGCTCGATCACGGAGCTCGTCGTCGACCTGAAGGACGCGCCGTCGGCCGACGAGATCAACGCGGCGTTCCGCGAAGCCGCTGACTCGGGCCCGCTCGCGGGTGTGCTCGGCTACACCGACGACGAGGTCGTCAGCCGCGACATCCTCGGGCTGCCGTTCTCCTCGTACGTCGACCTGCGCTCGACGAACGTCGTCGGCGAGGACGACGAGGGCGTCGCGAAGATCCTGACGTGGTACGACAACGAGTACGGCTTCTCGAACCGCATGCTCGACGTGGCGGCGTACGTCGACGCCTACTGA
- a CDS encoding IS6 family transposase encodes MLEIARLNGGSDCFELDFLEREATPEPAMKLGIRLHLAGLSLSDTVSILDRLGVKRCRTTVHNWVQKADLQPLDGANPDHVAVDETVIQLNDERFWLYAAVDPNTNRLLHVKLSPTRNQAITEMFLAELRDKHLVDNAVFLVDSAPWLQAALHRHSLEYRYEKHGTRNSVERVFRELKRRTNQFSNCFSHAEAETAENWLQAFAFAWNQLI; translated from the coding sequence ATGCTCGAAATCGCCCGCCTCAACGGAGGTAGCGACTGCTTCGAGTTAGATTTTCTGGAGCGAGAGGCGACACCCGAGCCCGCGATGAAGCTCGGTATCCGACTCCATCTGGCTGGACTATCACTTTCGGATACCGTTTCGATTCTCGATAGGTTGGGTGTCAAGCGCTGTCGGACGACCGTCCATAACTGGGTGCAGAAGGCCGATCTACAGCCCCTCGATGGTGCGAACCCGGATCACGTCGCAGTTGACGAGACCGTGATCCAACTCAACGACGAACGCTTCTGGCTGTACGCTGCTGTCGATCCCAACACGAACCGATTGCTGCACGTCAAGCTCTCTCCGACGAGAAATCAAGCGATCACCGAGATGTTCCTCGCCGAACTCCGCGACAAACATCTCGTCGATAACGCGGTCTTTCTCGTCGATTCTGCACCGTGGCTGCAAGCAGCTCTCCACCGCCACAGCCTCGAGTACAGGTACGAGAAACACGGTACTCGGAACAGCGTCGAACGTGTCTTTCGAGAACTAAAACGCCGAACCAACCAGTTCTCAAACTGTTTCAGCCACGCCGAAGCAGAGACTGCCGAAAATTGGCTTCAAGCGTTCGCCTTCGCATGGAATCAGCTTATCTGA
- a CDS encoding histidine kinase N-terminal 7TM domain-containing protein, which translates to MSVGLGLFAGAVLAGVGSAALVRMLLRYRSRPGATWLAVVFAGQAVFCAATAVGMVVPDRGVRMAIEAVAWVGIAGLAVPFLTFALAYSGRGALVRRRAYRLLWLFPATIVSLAVATPATGALWRGFRTVPTGAFVTVRYDLTPVGEAVWLAGIGIIAAGTVVLLDTARRYELYRTEITAIVASTVPPVVPALLWAFGVGDLPYLNLLAVAFAAHVAVDAYAIRVTDMFEVDPTARRLTEAATLDHLDSPVVLVDDAGRIVRVNPAAASAFDVDPSATLKRGVDDVVGTDIDPHRDDQTVSVHAGDGRRTFAVSPTAVRDGTGGVVGYSVVFQDITAQRTRQQRLAVLNRVLRHNIRNDLNVVLGNVQLAREAAAGDDRDSNDGSDDSDGTHGTGGTEGIDGDRSGRADLAAAERRAADLLSVAEDARVVDELVGGTDDPVPVSVADALADAVAEADAERSVTVSVESNCPAAAVDPEALRTVVARTVSALVDRLDGRIAVAAGAAGPDAVAVAFRGDGSVPAHEIDALTNGRETPLEHADDLDLWVARWGADAIGASLSFAPDGGSRTVADGGPAAATGGADGARGDGGSGGSGGSGDVADGGGDGGYVDADGTPDAVLSLPRASGGDGDAGVGAGD; encoded by the coding sequence ATGAGTGTGGGGTTGGGGCTGTTCGCGGGGGCGGTACTCGCCGGTGTCGGCTCCGCGGCGCTGGTTCGGATGCTGCTCCGGTACCGGTCGCGGCCGGGAGCGACGTGGTTGGCCGTCGTGTTCGCGGGCCAGGCGGTGTTCTGTGCGGCGACGGCGGTCGGAATGGTGGTCCCCGACCGCGGCGTTCGGATGGCGATCGAGGCCGTGGCGTGGGTGGGGATCGCCGGGCTGGCGGTCCCGTTTCTCACGTTCGCGCTCGCCTACAGCGGCCGCGGCGCGCTGGTCAGGAGGCGAGCCTACCGGCTGTTGTGGCTGTTCCCGGCGACGATCGTCTCGCTGGCGGTCGCGACGCCCGCGACCGGGGCGCTGTGGCGCGGGTTCCGGACGGTCCCGACCGGCGCGTTCGTCACCGTCCGCTACGACCTCACGCCGGTCGGGGAGGCGGTGTGGCTCGCCGGCATCGGGATCATCGCGGCTGGCACGGTGGTGCTGCTCGACACCGCCCGTCGCTACGAGCTGTACCGCACGGAGATCACCGCGATCGTCGCCAGCACCGTCCCGCCGGTCGTCCCGGCGCTGCTGTGGGCGTTCGGTGTCGGCGATCTGCCGTACCTGAACCTCCTCGCGGTCGCGTTCGCCGCGCACGTCGCCGTCGACGCCTACGCGATCCGCGTCACGGACATGTTCGAGGTCGACCCGACCGCGCGGCGCCTCACCGAGGCGGCGACGCTCGATCACCTGGACTCGCCGGTCGTGCTCGTCGACGACGCCGGGCGGATCGTCCGGGTCAACCCGGCGGCGGCGTCCGCGTTCGACGTCGACCCGTCGGCGACGCTGAAGCGCGGGGTCGACGACGTGGTCGGCACCGATATCGATCCCCATCGCGACGACCAGACCGTCTCGGTTCACGCGGGCGACGGCCGGCGGACGTTCGCGGTGTCGCCGACGGCGGTTCGCGACGGAACCGGCGGCGTGGTCGGCTACAGCGTCGTCTTCCAGGACATCACCGCCCAACGGACCAGACAGCAACGGCTGGCGGTGTTGAACCGCGTGCTGCGTCACAACATCCGAAACGACCTCAACGTCGTGCTCGGCAACGTGCAGTTGGCGCGGGAGGCCGCGGCCGGCGACGACAGGGACAGTAACGACGGCAGCGACGACAGCGACGGCACCCACGGCACCGGCGGCACCGAGGGCATCGACGGCGACAGGTCCGGCCGCGCCGACCTCGCGGCCGCCGAGCGACGCGCGGCGGATCTCCTATCGGTCGCCGAGGACGCGCGGGTGGTCGACGAACTCGTCGGAGGAACCGACGATCCGGTCCCCGTGTCCGTCGCCGACGCGCTCGCCGACGCGGTCGCCGAGGCGGACGCCGAGCGATCGGTGACGGTGTCGGTCGAGTCGAACTGTCCGGCGGCGGCGGTCGACCCCGAGGCGCTTCGGACGGTCGTCGCCCGGACGGTGTCGGCGCTCGTCGACCGACTCGACGGGCGGATCGCGGTCGCGGCGGGCGCGGCCGGTCCCGACGCCGTCGCCGTCGCGTTCCGCGGCGACGGGAGCGTCCCCGCCCACGAGATCGACGCCCTCACGAACGGGAGGGAGACACCCCTCGAACACGCCGACGACCTCGATCTCTGGGTCGCCCGCTGGGGGGCCGACGCGATCGGCGCCTCGCTGTCGTTCGCCCCCGACGGCGGCTCCCGGACCGTCGCCGACGGCGGTCCCGCGGCCGCGACCGGCGGCGCCGATGGCGCGCGGGGTGACGGCGGTAGCGGCGGTAGCGGTGGTAGCGGCGATGTCGCCGATGGCGGCGGTGACGGCGGGTACGTCGACGCGGACGGTACCCCCGACGCGGTGCTGTCGCTCCCCCGAGCTTCCGGCGGGGACGGCGACGCGGGCGTCGGAGCCGGCGACTGA